In Silene latifolia isolate original U9 population chromosome X, ASM4854445v1, whole genome shotgun sequence, the following proteins share a genomic window:
- the LOC141622715 gene encoding exocyst complex component EXO70B1-like, translated as MDGAENSSSPPHTASEDGCGTFSSSGELGGVVLVESLGSAEKIILRWDSTVSEEARDKMIFSGDRLEVDRYLQAVDHIQNSLRSVSLSSPTPNPDTTTTTTIQIAMARLEDEFRTILLSSSTPVDAESLLVDTPRSNSNSRSSDHFSAAVAAAAEADGSSRGGGSGSGGGGGSFMRSMRLSTSIREIDLIGEDAVADLRSIAERMIAAGYLRECVQVYGSVRKSSVDASFRNLGIEKLSIGDIQRLEWDALENKIRHWIKAAKVCIRTLFASEKRLSELIFEGLSSSSAVTPPLQPLFSLSSPSRSYSFSSSYSEACFLETVKGPAIQLFNFAEAISISRRSPEKLFKILDLHDALADLLPDIDVVFESKAAESIRVQAAEILSRLAEAARGILSEFENAVLREPSKVPVPGGTIHPLTRYVMNYISLISDYKQTLIELIVSKPSSSSNSRYSGELSVPDFDFTELQEDRTTLALHLIWVIVILEFNLEAKSQHYRDTSLAHFFMMNNVHYIVQKIKGTPELREMIGDEYLRKLTGKYRIAATNYQRATWVRVLNCLRDEGLHVKGSFSSGVSKSLLRERFKSFNSIFEEVHRVQATWLVPDTQLREELRISIAEKLLPAYRSFLGRFRSHIESGRHPEQYIKYSWEDLDTAVLDLFEGNPATQHLRRRSQG; from the coding sequence atggacGGAGCCGAAAATAGCTCCTCTCCGCCACATACCGCATCCGAGGACGGATGCGGTACTTTTAGCAGCAGCGGAGAGTTAGGAGGAGTAGTATTAGTAGAGAGTTTGGGGTCGGCGGAGAAGATCATCCTTCGGTGGGATTCCACCGTCTCTGAGGAGGCCAGAGATAAGATGATCTTCTCCGGCGATCGCCTTGAGGTCGACCGCTACCTCCAAGCGGTCGACCATATTCAAAACTCTCTCCGTTCCGTCTCCCTTTCCTCCCCTACCCCTAACCccgacaccaccacaaccaccaccatccaAATCGCCATGGCTCGTCTTGAGGATGAGTTCCGGACTATACTGCTTTCCAGCTCTACTCCCGTTGATGCGGAGTCGCTTCTCGTCGACACTCCCCGGTCTAACTCCAATTCCCGCTCCTCCGATCACTTCTCCGCTGCCGTCGCCGCCGCGGCCGAAGCCGACGGTAGTAGTCGTGGTGGAGGTAGCGGCAGCGGCGGTGGAGGCGGATCGTTTATGCGTAGTATGCGATTATCGACGAGTATACGCGAGATCGATTTGATCGGTGAAGATGCGGTCGCCGATCTACGTAGTATCGCGGAGCGAATGATCGCTGCCGGATACCTAcgcgaatgcgtacaggtatacGGCAGCGTTCGTAAATCGAGCGTTGATGCGAGTTTCCGAAATCTAGGGATTGAAAAATTGAGTATTGGTGATATTCAACGACTTGAATGGGATGCGTTAGAGAATAAGATCCGCCATTGGATTAAAGCTGCGAAAGTTTGTATTCGTACTCTTTTCGCAAGCGAAAAACGGTTAAGTGAGCTCATTTTTGAAGGATTGAGCTCATCGTCGGCGGTTACGCCTCCGTTACAGCCGCTTTTTTCGCTGTCGTCGCCGTCTCGGTCGTATTCGTTTTCTTCGTCATATTCGGAGGCTTGTTTTCTTGAAACGGTTAAAGGTCCGGCGATTCAGTTGTTTAATTTCGCTGAAGCGATTAGTATAAGTCGCAGATCACCTGAGAAATTGTTTAAGATTCTTGATTTGCATGATGCATTGGCTGATTTGTTGCCTGatattgatgttgtgtttgagtcGAAGGCGGCGGAGTCAATTAGGGTTCAGGCGGCGGAGATTTTGTCGCGGTTGGCGGAAGCAGCGAGGGGGATTTTGTCCGAGTTTGAGAATGCGGTGCTTAGGGAACCTTCTAAGGTTCCGGTTCCTGGTGGTACAATTCATCCTTTGACTAGGTATGTGATGAATTATATTAGCTTGATATCTGATTACAAGCAGACTTTGATTGAGTTGATTGTTTCAAAACCGTCATCAAGTAGTAATTCGAGGTATTCAGGGGAGTTATCCGTACCAGATTTCGACTTTACCGAGTTGCAGGAGGATAGGACTACCTTGGCATTGCatttgatttgggtgattgttatTTTGGAATTCAATTTAGAGGCCAAGTCCCAGCATTATAGAGATACTTCTTTAGCTCATTTTTTCATGATGAATAATGTGCATTATATTGTGCAAAAGATTAAAGGAACGCCTGAGCTTCGGGAGATGATTGGGGACGAGTATTTAAGGAAGTTAACCGGAAAATACAGGATTGCTGCTACAAATTATCAAAGGGCTACTTGGGTAAGAGTCCTTAATTGTTTAAGGGATGAAGGTTTACATGTAAAGGGGAGTTTCTCGTCCGGAGTGTCCAAGAGTCTGCTTAGGGAACGGTTTaagtctttcaattccatctTCGAGGAAGTCCATCGGGTTCAAGCCACTTGGTTGGTGCCTGATACCCAGCTTCGAGAAGAGTTGCGGATATCTATAGCTGAGAAGTTGCTCCCAGCTTACCGTTCCTTCCTTGGCCGGTTTAGGAGTCACATTGAAAGCGGTAGGCATCCCGAGCAGTATATCAAATATTCATGGGAAGATTTGGATACGGCTGTGCTGGATTTATTTGAGGGTAACCCAGCTACGCAACACTTACGGAGGAGGTCACAGGGATGA
- the LOC141622719 gene encoding uncharacterized protein LOC141622719, with translation MTTTSSKLTSPPMAALLILLFISAIAEASVHEYKAQKFISKGNSFVVHGGSEGIYASPSRDSFIRFERTTFRRPLASSNFSTRVHAIIFEVDDRETIGGSAYGGQRAVCCTQDLAKLGVCRQKEIIHRQSAINPGWPQVFSVPFEVDESEATFPSRSIQITKTGMYNLYFIHCDSSLQDAVVEGKTVWKNPTGYLPGRMAPLVKFYGYMSLAFVILGIFWFSQYARFWKEVLPVQNCITLVITLGMLEMALWYFDYAEFSETGVRPIGITVWAVTFGTIKRTVSRLLVLMVAMGYGVVRPTLGGITFKVVTLGATFFIASEVLELVENVGTISDLSGKARLFLVLPVGLWDAVFILWTFNSLSSTLNKLQARRIMAKLDIYRKFTNALMVAVLVSVGWICYEIYFKSHDTYNEHWQNAWIIPAFWHVLSFSLLCVICILWAPSQNSTRYAYSGDEDFDKDSTLTLIKPAPLPSSDFRTPSDDPMLGSKELSNLDSEVEKTA, from the exons ATGACGACAACCTCGAGCAAGCTTACGTCACCTCCAATGGCGGCACTTCTTATCCTCCTCTTTATTTCCGCCATAGCAGAAGCTTCGGTGCACGAGTACaaagctcaaaaattcataaGCAAAGGAAACTCTTTCGTCGTCCATGGCGGTAGCGAAGGAATTTACGCTTCTCCTTCTCGCGATTCCTTCATTCG ATTTGAGAGAACGACATTCCGAAGACCCCTAGCTTCCTCCAACTTCAGTACTAGGGTCCATGCCATAATCTTTGAGGTAGATGATAGGGAAACGATAGGTGGTTCAGCTTATGGAGGTCAAAGAGCTGTCTGCTGTACTCAAGACCTTGCAAAACTTGGTGTTTGTAGACAAAAAGAGATTATTCATCGCCAATCTGCTATAAATCCTGGTTGGCCACAAGTATTTAGTGTCCCTTTCGAGGTTGATGAATCTGAAGCAACTTTTCCTTCTAGATCAATTCAGATTACAAAAACCGGGATGTACAATTTGTACTTCATTCATTGTGATTCAAGTCTACAGGATGCGGTAGTGGAGGGTAAAACCGTGTGGAAGAACCCTACTGGCTACCTACCTGGTAGAATGGCCCCTCTCGTGAAATTCTATGGATATATGTCACTTGCATTTGTGATTCTTGGCATTTTCTGGTTCTCGCAGTACGCAAGATTCTGGAAAGAAGTTCTTCCTGTTCAAAACTGTATAACATTAGTTATAACACTGGGAATGCTTGAGATGGCTCTGTGGTACTTTGATTATGCTGAATTTAGTGAAACTGGAGTAAGACCAATTGGGATTACTGTTTGGGCTGTAACCTTTGGTACAATCAAGCGTACTGTTTCCCGTCTGCTCGTATTGATGGTTGCGATGGGATATGGAGTTGTAAGACCCACTCTTGGTGGTATCACGTTCAAAGTTGTTACGCTTGGAGCAACGTTCTTTATTGCATCGGAAGTGCTTGAGTTAGTGGAAAATGTTGGAACTATTAGCGACCTTTCTGGAAAAGCACGACTTTTTTTGGTCCTGCCTGTTGGATTATGGGATGCTGTTTTCATATTATGGACCTTCAATTCTCTTTCTTCTACATTAAATAAGCTTCAG GCTCGTCGGATAATGGCAAAGCTGGATATATATAGGAAGTTCACCAATGCTTTGATGGTAGCTGTTCTTGTGTCTGTGGGTTGGATATGCTATGAG ATATATTTCAAGTCGCATGACACATATAATGAGCACTGGCAGAACGCTTGGATTATTCCAGCATTCTGGCATGTCTTGTCATTCTCTCTTCTATGTGTGATCTGCATCCTTTGGGCCCCGTCTCAAAACTCAACGAG GTATGCTTACTCCGGGGACGAAGATTTTGACAAAGATAGCACCTTGACTCTCATAAAGCCAGCCCCATTGCCGTCAAGTGATTTTCGAACCCCTTCTGATGATCCTATGCTGGGAAGCAAGGAGCTATCTAATCTTGACTCGGAAGTAGAAAAGACTGCCTAA